One genomic window of Corynebacterium pseudotuberculosis includes the following:
- a CDS encoding F0F1 ATP synthase subunit gamma has protein sequence MANLRELRDRIRSVNSTKKITKAQELIATSRITKAQARVEASQPYATEIHKVMERLAAASSLDHPMLHEREDGKRAAVLVISSDRGMAGGYNYNVFKKAAELIKLLEDNGYEVVRYVTGNKAVGYYKFRGEDVAGAWTGFSQDPSWEETHSVRRHLIDGFIAGSKGTAKYREGLNTGEGDPIQGFDQVHVVYTEFESMLVQTARVQQLLPIEPVIETEEIKISDEGILQNAGEPTPDVEFEPDADTLLEAMLPQYVSRSLFAMFLEAAAAESASRRNAMKSATDNATALVKDLSRVANQARQAQITQEITEIVGGASALGDSGESD, from the coding sequence ATGGCTAATCTTCGTGAGCTACGCGACCGAATCCGGTCCGTCAACTCTACTAAGAAGATCACCAAGGCCCAGGAGCTGATTGCGACTTCGCGTATCACTAAAGCTCAAGCACGGGTCGAGGCTTCACAGCCTTACGCCACCGAGATCCATAAGGTGATGGAACGTCTGGCCGCAGCTAGCTCTTTGGATCACCCGATGCTGCACGAGCGTGAAGACGGCAAGCGCGCCGCCGTGCTCGTGATCTCGAGTGATCGTGGCATGGCTGGTGGCTATAACTACAACGTGTTCAAGAAGGCAGCTGAGCTTATTAAGCTGCTTGAAGACAACGGCTACGAGGTAGTTCGCTACGTTACTGGTAACAAAGCTGTCGGCTACTATAAGTTCCGTGGCGAGGACGTCGCAGGCGCATGGACCGGTTTCTCTCAGGATCCATCTTGGGAAGAGACCCATAGTGTGCGTCGTCATCTCATCGATGGTTTTATCGCCGGATCGAAAGGTACTGCAAAATACCGCGAGGGTCTAAACACAGGTGAGGGCGACCCCATCCAAGGTTTCGACCAAGTTCACGTTGTGTATACCGAGTTTGAATCCATGCTGGTTCAGACCGCGCGTGTTCAGCAGCTGCTTCCGATTGAACCGGTCATTGAGACCGAGGAAATTAAGATCAGCGATGAAGGCATTTTGCAGAATGCAGGAGAACCTACTCCAGACGTTGAGTTTGAGCCAGACGCAGATACTCTGCTTGAGGCGATGCTTCCGCAGTACGTTTCTCGTAGCTTGTTTGCTATGTTCCTCGAAGCGGCAGCTGCTGAGTCGGCGTCACGTCGTAACGCAATGAAGTCTGCGACAGACAACGCAACGGCCCTTGTAAAGGATCTATCGCGTGTTGCTAACCAGGCGCGTCAGGCACAAATCACCCAGGAAATCACAGAGATCGTCGGCGGCGCTAGCGCGCTCGGCGATAGCGGAGAAAGTGACTAG
- the atpA gene encoding F0F1 ATP synthase subunit alpha: MAELTISSDEIRSAIANYTSSYSAEASREEVGVVISAADGIAQVSGLPSVMANELLEFPGGVIGVAQNLDTDHIGVVVLGNYESLKEGDEVKRTGEVLSIPVGDNFLGRVINPLGQPIDGLGAIEAEEQRVLELQAPSVLQRQPVEEPMQTGIKAIDAMTPIGRGQRQLVIGDRKTGKTAVCIDTILNQKANWESGDKTKQVRCIYVAIGQKGSTIAAVRKTLEEQGALEYTTIVAAPASDSAGFKWLAPFAGAALGQHWMYQGNHVLVIYDDLTKQAEAYRAISLLLRRPPGREAYPGDVFYLHSRLLERAAKLSDEMGAGSMTALPIIETKANDVSAFIPTNVISITDGQVFLESDLFNQGVRPAINVGVSVSRVGGAAQTKGMKKVSGSLRLDLAAYRDLEAFATFASDLDAASKAQLDRGARLVELLKQAENAPQPVEHQIVSIWLAGNGHFDNVPVEDVRRFESELIEYLHSTAPQVFEQIAGGTQLSEESQTTLVSATETFKRTFQTTAGTVVINEPEVEALPADQVKKNTLSVKK, translated from the coding sequence ATGGCGGAGCTTACGATCTCCTCCGATGAGATCCGTAGCGCGATTGCGAACTACACCTCGAGCTACTCCGCGGAGGCCTCCCGTGAGGAGGTCGGCGTGGTCATTTCCGCAGCTGATGGTATTGCCCAGGTATCTGGTCTGCCTTCAGTCATGGCAAATGAGCTCCTTGAGTTCCCCGGCGGCGTCATCGGCGTCGCACAGAACCTTGATACTGATCACATCGGTGTTGTGGTTTTGGGTAACTATGAATCTCTTAAAGAAGGCGACGAAGTAAAGCGGACGGGCGAGGTTCTCTCGATCCCTGTCGGCGACAACTTCCTTGGTCGCGTTATCAACCCCCTTGGCCAGCCGATTGATGGACTCGGCGCCATCGAAGCAGAAGAACAGCGCGTTCTTGAGCTTCAGGCCCCCTCTGTGCTGCAGCGTCAGCCAGTTGAGGAGCCGATGCAGACTGGTATCAAGGCTATTGATGCAATGACTCCGATCGGTCGTGGCCAGCGTCAGCTAGTTATTGGCGACCGTAAAACCGGCAAGACTGCCGTATGCATCGATACAATCCTGAACCAGAAGGCAAACTGGGAGTCCGGCGACAAGACCAAGCAGGTTCGTTGTATTTACGTTGCTATTGGTCAGAAAGGCTCCACCATTGCAGCCGTCCGTAAGACTCTTGAAGAGCAGGGCGCTCTGGAATACACCACTATTGTGGCTGCTCCAGCTTCTGATTCTGCGGGCTTCAAATGGCTCGCCCCATTCGCAGGTGCAGCTCTAGGCCAGCACTGGATGTACCAGGGCAACCACGTCTTGGTGATCTATGATGATTTGACCAAGCAGGCTGAGGCATACCGCGCAATTTCGTTGCTGCTTCGCCGCCCGCCGGGACGCGAAGCTTACCCAGGCGACGTCTTCTACCTCCACTCTCGTCTCTTGGAGCGTGCTGCAAAGCTTTCCGACGAGATGGGCGCAGGCTCGATGACGGCACTTCCGATCATTGAAACCAAGGCTAACGACGTCTCCGCCTTTATTCCTACCAACGTGATTTCGATTACCGATGGTCAGGTATTCCTTGAGTCCGACCTGTTTAACCAGGGTGTTCGCCCCGCTATTAACGTCGGCGTTTCCGTCTCTCGTGTCGGTGGCGCGGCTCAGACCAAGGGTATGAAAAAGGTTTCTGGCTCTCTTCGTCTCGACCTCGCCGCATACCGCGACCTCGAGGCGTTTGCTACCTTCGCATCTGATCTTGATGCTGCCTCTAAGGCCCAACTGGATCGCGGTGCACGTCTCGTTGAACTGCTTAAGCAGGCCGAGAACGCTCCGCAGCCGGTTGAACACCAGATCGTCTCTATCTGGCTTGCAGGCAATGGACACTTTGATAACGTTCCCGTCGAGGATGTCCGTCGCTTCGAGTCCGAGTTGATTGAGTACCTCCACAGCACCGCTCCACAGGTCTTTGAACAGATTGCGGGCGGAACTCAGCTATCTGAGGAGTCTCAGACAACCTTGGTTTCCGCAACAGAGACGTTCAAGCGTACGTTCCAGACCACCGCCGGCACAGTCGTGATCAACGAACCTGAGGTCGAGGCTTTGCCTGCAGACCAGGTTAAGAAGAACACGCTGTCGGTCAAGAAGTAA
- a CDS encoding F0F1 ATP synthase subunit delta → MHAASRDALARVISHLDVALWEAKENAIATAAQTGAELFDVVDALDSERGLRIAVADASTTADQRIGLVSAVFAGKVSPATLEVLISAARELWSNPREFRAGLITLGRRALLRSAEGQGQLKQVEDELFRLSRILEKESELTLLLDDRSADRTRKRELLAKVLYGKVTAVTEALALQVIGRRESNAIDDINALSKEAAALQGRSVAHVVSAGPLNDEQNQALVQKLERIYGRAMSIHSEVDPSLLGGLIIRVGNEVIDGSTSGKLERLRASLV, encoded by the coding sequence ATGCACGCAGCGAGCCGCGACGCACTAGCACGCGTGATCTCTCACCTAGATGTAGCTTTGTGGGAGGCCAAAGAAAACGCAATCGCTACTGCAGCGCAGACGGGCGCTGAGCTTTTCGACGTCGTAGATGCTTTGGACAGCGAGCGTGGATTGCGCATCGCCGTCGCAGATGCATCCACGACGGCCGACCAGCGTATCGGTTTGGTTTCTGCTGTGTTCGCCGGAAAGGTTTCGCCTGCTACCCTCGAAGTGCTGATTTCTGCAGCACGCGAGTTGTGGTCTAATCCTCGCGAATTCCGCGCAGGCTTGATTACCTTGGGTCGCCGGGCACTCCTGAGGTCAGCTGAAGGACAAGGACAGCTAAAACAGGTTGAAGACGAGCTCTTCCGCTTGTCTCGGATCCTGGAAAAGGAATCCGAGTTGACGCTGCTTCTTGATGACCGCAGCGCGGACCGTACGAGGAAGCGTGAACTGCTGGCGAAGGTGCTATATGGCAAGGTCACGGCTGTGACTGAGGCCCTTGCACTTCAGGTTATTGGTCGCCGTGAATCCAACGCCATCGATGACATCAACGCTTTGTCCAAGGAAGCGGCTGCATTACAAGGCCGTTCCGTTGCGCATGTTGTCTCTGCTGGTCCGTTGAACGATGAGCAAAACCAGGCACTGGTACAGAAACTAGAGCGCATTTATGGTCGTGCGATGAGCATCCACTCTGAGGTTGATCCCAGCCTCCTCGGTGGACTGATCATCCGAGTCGGCAACGAAGTCATCGATGGATCTACCTCGGGCAAGCTCGAGCGTCTCCGTGCGAGCCTCGTATAG
- a CDS encoding F0F1 ATP synthase subunit B, producing the protein MTDVINYLAEAQELPLEESPSVLLPASYDIVWSLVVLVIVSILFKKFVLPKYREVLTEREDRIKGGIQRAEAAQAEAKAALEKYNAQLAEARAEAAEIREDARAKGKQIEADMKAKATEESNRIIESGEKQLAAQREQVVEELRREMGQNSISLAERLLGDQLSDDVKRSGTIDKFLAELDTVSPAGK; encoded by the coding sequence ATGACGGACGTCATTAATTACCTCGCTGAGGCTCAAGAATTGCCGCTGGAGGAATCCCCCAGCGTTCTTTTGCCTGCCAGCTACGACATCGTCTGGTCGCTCGTCGTGCTCGTAATCGTCTCGATCCTATTTAAGAAGTTCGTTCTTCCTAAATATCGAGAAGTCCTGACTGAGCGTGAGGACCGGATCAAGGGGGGCATTCAGCGTGCAGAGGCTGCACAGGCTGAAGCTAAGGCAGCTCTTGAAAAGTACAATGCTCAGCTCGCAGAGGCACGAGCCGAAGCAGCAGAGATCCGTGAGGATGCCCGCGCAAAGGGCAAGCAGATCGAAGCTGATATGAAGGCAAAAGCCACCGAAGAGAGCAACCGTATCATCGAGTCCGGTGAGAAGCAGTTGGCCGCTCAGCGTGAGCAGGTCGTCGAAGAGCTTCGCCGCGAGATGGGCCAGAACTCGATTAGCCTTGCCGAGCGCCTTCTAGGAGACCAGCTCTCCGATGACGTGAAGCGTTCTGGCACGATCGACAAGTTCTTGGCTGAACTCGACACCGTGTCTCCGGCAGGGAAGTGA
- a CDS encoding ATP synthase F0 subunit C, with the protein MNEAILAASDTAVSGSIATVGYGLATIGPGLGIGILVGKALEGMARQPEMAGQLRTTMFLGIAFVEALALIGLVAGFIL; encoded by the coding sequence ATGAACGAAGCCATCCTCGCTGCATCTGACACCGCAGTTTCCGGCTCCATCGCAACCGTTGGTTACGGCCTTGCTACCATCGGCCCGGGCCTCGGCATCGGTATCCTCGTTGGTAAGGCACTCGAGGGCATGGCTCGCCAGCCTGAGATGGCCGGCCAGCTCCGTACCACCATGTTCCTCGGTATCGCTTTCGTCGAGGCTCTTGCCCTCATCGGTCTGGTTGCAGGCTTCATCCTTTAA
- the atpB gene encoding F0F1 ATP synthase subunit A: protein MKGEFHAPSLDHEFFPDPIWFADVANGWFTIDRLMFVRLLMALVLVIFFVVAMRNPKLVPSGLQNCAEYLLDFVRIHIAEDILGKKEGNRFLPVIATIFFIVLFCNLPSVIPFLNISPNARIGMPLVLALFGYIAFIYAGAKRYGFFKYIKSSVVIPNLPPILHLLVVPLEFFSTFVLRPATLTLRLMANMLAGHIILVLLFSATNFFFWQLNGWTALSAVTLVAGIAFTLFELLVIFLQAYIFALLSAVYLELSLHADEH, encoded by the coding sequence ATGAAGGGCGAATTTCACGCGCCCTCCTTGGATCACGAATTTTTCCCGGATCCCATCTGGTTCGCCGACGTTGCGAACGGCTGGTTCACAATCGACCGTCTGATGTTCGTCCGCCTGCTTATGGCGCTTGTCCTCGTAATATTCTTTGTAGTCGCTATGCGTAACCCGAAGCTGGTTCCTTCGGGTCTCCAGAACTGCGCTGAGTATCTTTTGGACTTTGTCCGAATCCACATTGCAGAAGATATTTTGGGGAAGAAGGAAGGCAACCGGTTCCTGCCGGTTATCGCCACCATCTTCTTCATCGTCTTGTTCTGCAACCTTCCTTCGGTCATCCCGTTCCTAAACATTTCGCCTAACGCGCGCATTGGTATGCCGCTCGTTCTGGCACTGTTTGGTTACATTGCGTTTATTTATGCAGGTGCGAAGCGCTACGGCTTCTTCAAGTACATCAAGTCATCGGTGGTCATCCCTAACCTTCCTCCGATCTTGCATCTACTTGTCGTGCCCCTCGAGTTTTTCTCGACCTTCGTTCTGCGTCCGGCCACGCTGACCCTGCGTCTTATGGCCAACATGCTCGCAGGACACATCATTTTGGTTCTGTTGTTCTCTGCTACGAACTTCTTCTTCTGGCAGCTGAATGGTTGGACCGCGCTGTCTGCCGTGACACTCGTCGCGGGGATTGCGTTCACGCTGTTCGAGCTTTTGGTGATTTTCCTTCAGGCTTATATTTTTGCCCTGTTGTCCGCCGTATATCTTGAACTGTCGCTGCACGCCGACGAACACTGA
- a CDS encoding MraY family glycosyltransferase, giving the protein MGAGVAGVPMRELALVILVAAALTYLTTGIVRYSMVRSGRMGEIRERDVHTQPKPRLGGVAMFTGFLGAVFLADQLPALTRGFQPITPEMSAVIWAGVVIVTVGIIDDLYELDAITKLFGQILGSVVMSILGLTWSLLYVPFGGGTTVILDQVASTIVTVLFTVTLINAINFVDGLDGLAAGLGMIAGLSILVFSMTVLHDQGGMVSAYPPAIIAAALVGMCAGFLPHNFEPARIFMGDSGSMLIGLLLAAASTSASGKIDMSLYGTVDVIALMSPIIVVIAAVFVPMLDLVMAVVRRVRKGQSPFSADKMHLHHRLLSLGHTHRRVVLVLYLWVSVVAFGAVSFSIVPPVVAVIGIVIAMFIAFLATRGPVRRANELGKAVRK; this is encoded by the coding sequence ATGGGCGCTGGAGTTGCTGGTGTGCCAATGAGGGAGTTGGCGCTTGTCATTTTGGTGGCTGCTGCGCTGACGTACCTCACTACGGGCATTGTTCGTTATTCCATGGTCCGATCGGGCCGCATGGGAGAAATTCGTGAGCGTGACGTCCACACTCAACCGAAGCCTCGGCTGGGTGGCGTGGCAATGTTTACGGGGTTTCTTGGCGCAGTATTCCTTGCGGACCAGCTTCCAGCCTTGACCAGAGGGTTTCAGCCGATTACGCCAGAGATGAGTGCCGTGATTTGGGCTGGGGTAGTCATTGTTACCGTGGGGATTATTGATGATCTTTACGAGCTCGATGCCATAACCAAATTATTTGGGCAGATCCTTGGATCAGTTGTGATGAGTATTCTTGGTCTGACCTGGTCATTGCTTTATGTCCCTTTTGGTGGTGGCACCACCGTTATTCTTGATCAAGTTGCGTCAACCATAGTGACGGTCTTGTTTACGGTGACGCTGATTAACGCCATAAACTTTGTAGATGGACTCGACGGTCTGGCTGCAGGGCTCGGCATGATAGCAGGGCTTTCGATCCTGGTTTTCTCCATGACGGTGCTCCATGACCAAGGGGGCATGGTATCGGCCTATCCTCCGGCAATTATCGCGGCAGCTCTTGTGGGAATGTGTGCAGGCTTCCTTCCTCATAACTTTGAGCCGGCAAGAATTTTTATGGGGGATTCGGGTTCTATGCTGATTGGACTTTTGCTTGCGGCGGCATCCACCTCAGCGAGCGGAAAAATCGATATGAGTCTCTATGGAACCGTGGATGTTATCGCTCTTATGTCTCCGATCATTGTAGTGATTGCCGCTGTTTTTGTTCCTATGTTAGATCTGGTTATGGCCGTTGTCCGGCGAGTACGTAAAGGGCAATCTCCTTTTTCCGCAGATAAGATGCATCTGCATCATAGACTGTTATCTCTTGGGCATACTCATCGCCGTGTAGTGCTGGTTCTCTACTTATGGGTTTCCGTTGTAGCCTTTGGAGCGGTTTCATTTTCGATTGTGCCGCCTGTTGTCGCGGTCATCGGAATTGTGATCGCTATGTTTATAGCTTTCCTGGCCACGCGTGGCCCAGTGCGACGTGCTAACGAACTGGGAAAAGCTGTGCGGAAATGA
- a CDS encoding L-threonylcarbamoyladenylate synthase: MSRIYDCSDASIRNAALKVASDAVKDGRLVVMPTDTLYGIGCDAFDNNAVAKLLTTKQRGPDMPVPVLVGSWDTARGLVHSYSEQMRTLIEAFWPGALSIVVAQAPSLQWNLGDTRGTVMLRMPLHPVAIELLRETGPMAVSSANVSGQKPATTALAAQEQLGDAVSAYLDGGATPVGTASTIIDLSGPSPRILREGAISAERIAEVLDLDVEILR; this comes from the coding sequence GTGAGCAGAATTTATGACTGCAGTGATGCAAGTATTCGTAACGCTGCGCTCAAGGTAGCAAGTGACGCGGTCAAAGATGGTCGCCTTGTGGTGATGCCTACGGATACTCTCTACGGCATCGGCTGCGATGCGTTTGATAACAATGCGGTGGCAAAACTTCTGACCACCAAGCAGCGCGGTCCTGATATGCCTGTGCCCGTGCTAGTAGGAAGCTGGGATACAGCCCGCGGGCTTGTTCATTCCTACTCAGAACAGATGAGAACGCTTATAGAGGCATTCTGGCCAGGTGCCTTGAGTATCGTAGTTGCTCAAGCGCCGAGTTTGCAGTGGAACTTAGGCGACACTCGTGGCACAGTCATGCTGCGTATGCCGTTGCATCCTGTTGCAATTGAGCTCCTGCGGGAAACCGGTCCGATGGCGGTATCTTCGGCTAATGTTTCTGGGCAAAAGCCTGCCACTACGGCATTAGCCGCCCAAGAACAGCTGGGAGATGCCGTGAGTGCGTACCTTGATGGAGGCGCAACGCCAGTGGGCACGGCCTCAACGATTATTGATCTTTCTGGACCTTCGCCTCGAATTTTGCGAGAGGGCGCAATTAGCGCTGAACGCATTGCAGAGGTGCTGGATCTTGATGTGGAGATATTACGCTAA
- the prmC gene encoding peptide chain release factor N(5)-glutamine methyltransferase — MLITSLRDAEATLEAAGVASPRNDAQIIAAHLLGCTLMELGLRMREPTPDQFEALVARRAQREPLQHIIGKAWFGPLILKVGPGVFIPRPETEVLADWAVQQLSGGETVVDLCTGSGALAAYVATLVPTTKVTAVELSPSAAHYAQENLPPSVNLIIGDATDPNVLRPLMGTVDVLVSNPPYVPETPDLTPEVYYDPAMAVFSGKDGMDMIKLLIPVIHELLAPHGRVGIEHDDATSLAVLQEFRAHGGFEEITVVKDLTGRNRFVTASKLP, encoded by the coding sequence GTGTTAATTACTTCTCTGAGAGACGCCGAGGCCACCCTGGAAGCAGCTGGGGTGGCCTCCCCGCGTAACGATGCTCAGATCATAGCTGCGCATCTTCTGGGGTGTACGCTCATGGAGCTTGGGTTGCGTATGCGCGAACCTACCCCGGATCAGTTTGAGGCGCTTGTTGCACGTCGCGCGCAACGTGAACCGTTACAGCACATCATAGGAAAAGCGTGGTTCGGTCCACTTATACTGAAAGTCGGCCCTGGAGTTTTTATCCCGCGTCCAGAAACAGAAGTGCTTGCTGATTGGGCTGTACAACAGCTTAGTGGCGGAGAAACAGTCGTGGACCTGTGTACCGGGTCGGGGGCTTTAGCGGCTTACGTCGCAACGCTCGTCCCTACGACAAAGGTTACTGCAGTGGAGCTTTCTCCTTCTGCTGCCCACTATGCCCAGGAAAATCTTCCTCCTAGCGTGAACCTAATCATTGGAGATGCAACAGATCCGAATGTGCTGAGGCCATTGATGGGAACTGTAGACGTGCTTGTAAGCAATCCTCCGTATGTGCCAGAAACGCCTGATCTTACTCCTGAGGTTTATTACGATCCGGCAATGGCCGTGTTCTCGGGTAAAGACGGGATGGACATGATCAAACTTTTGATTCCTGTGATCCATGAACTTTTGGCGCCCCATGGGAGAGTAGGGATAGAACATGATGATGCAACGTCCCTAGCCGTACTCCAAGAATTTCGCGCTCATGGCGGATTTGAAGAGATTACCGTTGTGAAGGATCTTACGGGTCGAAATCGATTTGTTACGGCGAGTAAGCTTCCTTAA
- the prfA gene encoding peptide chain release factor 1 gives MAQVSAVDDIVSEYQGIEAQMADPETMGDQMLFRKLSKRYSELQPIINVNNKLVQARDDYEVAKEMAHEDHEFQEEAARLETEVVVLEEQLADLLAPRDPHDGDDIVMEVKAGAGGEEAALFAGELVRMYQRYADKHGFAIEVLDSSESDLGGVKDMTLSIRSKTPSRDGAWSVFKFEGGVHRVQRVPVTESQGRIQTSAAGVLVYPEPDEVAEIEIDDKDLRIDVYRSSGKGGQGVNTTDSAVRITHLPTGLVVTCQKERSQIQNKARAMQVLAARLQSMAEEQAEAEAAEGRAAQIRTMDRSERIRTYNWPENRISDHRIGFKANNLDSVLNGELDDLFTALRAAERAERLEAE, from the coding sequence ATGGCCCAGGTATCAGCAGTCGATGACATCGTCTCGGAGTACCAGGGTATTGAAGCTCAGATGGCCGACCCGGAAACCATGGGCGACCAGATGTTGTTTCGGAAATTGTCTAAGCGTTACTCCGAGCTACAGCCGATCATCAATGTGAATAACAAGTTGGTGCAGGCCAGAGATGATTATGAAGTAGCTAAAGAGATGGCACACGAGGACCATGAATTCCAAGAAGAGGCAGCTCGCTTGGAAACTGAAGTTGTGGTTCTTGAAGAACAACTTGCGGATCTTCTCGCGCCTCGTGACCCACATGATGGCGATGACATCGTCATGGAGGTGAAAGCAGGCGCAGGTGGCGAGGAAGCTGCTTTGTTCGCCGGCGAGCTGGTGCGCATGTATCAGCGCTATGCGGATAAGCACGGCTTTGCTATCGAGGTTTTGGACTCCTCCGAGTCTGATTTGGGAGGTGTCAAGGATATGACTCTGTCTATCCGATCAAAGACGCCTTCTCGTGATGGAGCCTGGAGCGTGTTCAAATTTGAGGGCGGAGTCCATCGTGTGCAACGTGTTCCGGTTACAGAGTCTCAAGGCCGCATCCAAACCTCTGCCGCAGGTGTGCTGGTGTATCCAGAGCCTGACGAGGTAGCGGAGATTGAGATCGACGACAAAGATTTGCGTATCGACGTCTACCGTTCCTCCGGTAAGGGAGGTCAGGGTGTGAACACGACTGACTCTGCTGTGCGTATTACGCACCTTCCTACTGGTTTGGTTGTTACCTGTCAGAAGGAACGGTCACAGATTCAGAACAAAGCTCGAGCCATGCAGGTTCTCGCCGCGCGTCTGCAATCTATGGCTGAAGAACAAGCTGAGGCGGAAGCCGCCGAAGGGCGTGCTGCGCAGATTCGCACAATGGATCGTTCCGAGCGCATCCGTACATATAACTGGCCAGAGAACCGGATCTCCGATCACCGTATCGGTTTTAAGGCGAATAACCTTGACTCAGTGCTCAACGGTGAACTGGATGACCTGTTCACTGCACTACGGGCCGCAGAACGCGCGGAACGTCTGGAAGCTGAGTAA